The genomic region ACCTGAACGACCACATCGAGGCGTGCCTCAAGCAACTGGCCGACAACTTCCCCGGCTTCCATTACGAGCCGGTCGTCACCGAACGCGGCTGGGGAGGCGCCGTGCGGCGCGACGACTTGGCGATCGCCGACGGCCGGCGCGAGAATCTTTTCAGCCGGCTCGAGATGGTCGTCAGCCCTCACAACAAGTACCACGTGCTCGACGTCGTGGCGAAGGGCGCCGTTCGCAACAAGGAGAACTTCACGCGCAACCACTATCAAGCGCTGCGCGAAGCGAATCTCGATCGGTTCCGCGAATTGATCGAGCAGTGGACGCTCGACTACGCCGAACAATACGCCGCGGCGGAATAGCGTAGCCGATTCTCTCCGAGAATCGGCCAAAGCGGTTTCCTTACGGGCGAGCCGCGATCTTGGCTCCAGCCGGGCGATCGAGGCGGGGCGAGTTGGTCAATTCTCGGAGAGAGTTGACTACGGGCGGAGAGAATTGACGACGGGATCAATCCAGCGGCGCTTCGGCCAATTGCTTCAGGGCGTCGAGGCACTCGACGACCGCCTCGGGGGTGGTTTCGCTCCATCCTTCGCGGCGATGGGCGATGATCGCCAGTTTGAATTGCTCGAACGCCTCGGCCAAGTCGTCGGGCAGTTCGTCGACTTCGACCGACAGCCGCGTACGAGCGGCCTTCTTCGTCGCCGGCTCCGCGGGGCCGCCGCTCGCTTCGGTTCCGTCGTCGAACGGGGCGTCAGCGTCGTCGTCGTCGGTGCGGGGCTTGCTCTTGGCGGTCTTGGCAGCCTCGGCTTCCGCCTCGCGGGCCTCGACCTCGTCGGCGGTCAGTTCGCCGCCGCGCGGGCCGGTCGACTCGCCGCGGTCGGCCGGGTCCTCGACGACGAGTCCCTCGGCCGCGAACCCGTTGGCCACCGCCGCGTCGTCTTCCGCGGGGACCTCGCCGGGCGAGCCGAGGGTCTCCCACCGCTTGCCGCGCATTTGCGAGACGCTCCACCCGTTGTGGATGGCGCCCTCGAGCCACATTTCGGCGTCGTCCCAATCGAGCGCCGCTTGGAAATGGCTCCAGAACAGCCCCTCGTACTGATCGCGCGCTTCGCCGAACCGTTGGAACACGCGCCGCAGTCGGCCGACGTGTTGGCTGGTCACGCCGCCGACGAGTTGGGTCCAGGCTTCGTCGGAGTAGTCGGTCACCGGGGCGCCTTCGGCCAGCAGCGCCTCGCGCCATTGACAGATGATGCGGCCCTTTTCCCAGTTGGTCGTACTGACCAAGCGGTTCCATTGGCCGAGGAACTGCCGACCGACATCGTCGGCGGCGACTGCGGACGAGGCTTCGGCAGGGGACGAGGTCTTGCGGGACGCCATGGCGAGGTTGCTCCGTGCGGGGCGCGAATCCAAATTGGTCCGCCCGCGGCGATATCAGGGTCGGCAGGAACGCAAGGGACAGGCACGCTCGCGGAACGCTGCTTCCCGTGAGTTGCAGACGTTGGTCCGCGAGCCAGTCCCCGTGTTCAACGAGCCTCGTGGCGCCGAGCGGGGGGCGGATTCTAGCACGAGCGCACCGGGCCCCGCGACGACCTCGGAGGGGGGCCGACGAAAATCGAGCCAGTTGCGGCGCGGCACGGGCGGCGCATTCGGCAACAGTCGCAAAGTTTCCGCGCGGCGCGGCGCGGGCGCCGGTCCGAATGTGCCCGACATGCGGGGGATAACGCGTCGACAAGCGCGTGCGAGTCGGCCTCGAGACGCCGTCCGAGTCCAGGCGCCGGGCGGGCCTTCAGCTCGGCGATTGCTCGTCCGACTCGAACCCGCAGGTCTTGTGCGAGCCGTCGCAGAAGGGGCGGTTCTTCGATGCGCCGCACCGGCACAGCGCGAACGCCGGCTTGGCGGGATCGAGCGGGAACGAATTCCCCGCGGAATCGACCAGCGTGAACGGTCCTTCGACCAGGAACGGACCGTTGGGGCGGATGCGGATCGTGACGTCGGCCATGGCAAGACTCGCGGAGCGAAGGGGGAAGTCGGCAAAAAACAGCCCGGCCGTCACGCGGGGCGAACAGGCCGGGCGCCAGTCGATTAGTGTACCGCATCGAGCGGGCGCACATCACGCGCTACGGATCGGCGTCAGCGGGAGCCGCGACCGGCACGAGAACCACTGTGACGCGGACCTCGCCCGGAGTCGACTCGACCGCGGCCGCTGACGAGCGGGAACGCGTCTCGTCGTTGAAGCGTCGGTCGACCCGGCCTCCGCCGGAGAAGCCTTCGGGCAGCGACCCTGCGGGCAGATCGAGTCGCTTCGCCCGGCCGAACTGTTCGCGGGGAGCGTTCTCTGCGTCCCGGGCGGATTCCAGCGCCAGCTTGTCGGAGGTCGCGCTCGGGGAGGGGATCGTCGACTTGGACTTGGATGATTCGGGCTTGGACTCCTCAATAAAACGGAAGTGTTGCTGATCGAGACCAAAACTGGAGGGGATCGATTGCAGCCGGGCGACGAACCGCTCGACCTGTTCCGGCGAAGCAGCCACCAGATAGGCGACCGGTCGGGGCGATCCTGCGCCACGGGCCCCCGCGCCGCTGAGTCCTGGGCCGGCGAGGGAGGATTGGTCGAGTTCGACGCCTTCGGCAAATTCGCCCCCAGCCCCGCGGGCGGAGAGTGCGGAGAGCTCGGACGCTTGCAGCCCGTCGATCGACTCCGGCGAGCGGTCGACGCCGTCGTCTTTGGATTCCTGGACCAGCGCGATCCGCTCTGCGGCGAGCGCGGACCGCAGCGTCGCCTCGGCCGCGGCCATGTCGCCGGCGACGGGGATGCGGACGATCCGGTCGGCCGCCGCGACGTTGCTCTGCGGAAACGCTTCCGTGGCGCTCGGGGCAGGGGGGGACGCCAGCCCGTCGCTAAACGCCTTGCGAGTCGTTGCGCCGTCCCGACCATTGATCGCCGCACCGCCGCGACCTCCGAAGGTCGTCGCTTGGGGAGCGGCCGGAGCGCCCGTTGCGGGACTCGTCGGCGCGGCGTCGGCGGCCATGTCGAAGCCTTCCGCTACGGATTCGGGAGCGGCGGCGGTCGAAGCTTGGCGAGGCTGATCGGATTTGAGGAGGGCTCGCTCCGGTTGCGGACTTGCGGCGGGGGGGGAGGCCGCTTTCATGTCGAGCGGTTCGCTGCGTCGAGTCCGGTCGCCTGCGGGCGCCTGGGCGACTTGGCGTTCGACGGGGCCGGGCTCGTCGGGTTGAAACGCCGCGAGAACGAAGCTGGCCGCCGCGGCGAGACAGCCCCACGCCAGCCCGCGCCGCACGCCGGGACGACGCCAAACCGGCGCCCCCGGTTCGCGCGCGTCGCGTGCGGCGCCGGCCGTGGGACGGTCGGCGTCAATCGCCGCGAGCACGTCGCGCTGGAACTGCTCGTCGAGCGCCGGCAGCGGCAGGTTGCGGACCGCGTCGGCGGCGCTGCGCAGCTCGTCGAGCAACTGCCGGGCCGCGGGGTCGGCGGCCAATCGCTCTTCGACGAGCGCACGCTCGGCTTCGGTCGCCTCGCCGTCGAGGTAAGCGCTCAGCACTTCGTCGTCGAAGGGGGACATGGGCGGGGAGCGGTCGGGAGAAAGGGGTCGTAGGTCAGGAGGTTTGCGAGCGGTCGCGGCGTCGCGACCCCGTTTCGTCAAGCTTCATCTGCAGCATCTCGCGCAGTTGCATCCGCGCACGAAACAACCGGCTCCGCACCGTGCCGATCGGCAGGGCGAGGACTTCGGCGATGTCGTCGTACGAGCAACCTTCCATTTCGCGCAGGACGAGGATCTGTCGTTGGTCGTCGGGGAGCTCGGCCAAGGCGGCCCGCACATGGGCGACCTCTTCGGCCGCGGCGAGGGTACGGGTTGAATCTCCCGCAGGGTCGATCGGTTCGGCGCCGGCGTGTTCCTTCTGGTGATCGAGCGAGACGGTCGGGCGGCGCCGGCGTCGGCGGGTGAGTCCTTCGTTCATGGCGATGCGGTAGAGCCACGTGGCGAACTGCGCCTCGCCGCGGAACGCCCCGAGCTTGCGCCACGCTTGGACGAAGGCGTCCTGGGCCGCGTCGCGGGCCTCCTCGGGACAGCCGAGCAGGCCGACCAAGGCGGCGAACACCCGCTGTTGGTGGCGGAGCACCAACTCGCCGAATGCGGCGCGGTCGCCCCCTTGGGCTCGCTCCACGAGTTCAGCGTCGGCGATCTCGGGGCTCACGCTCGGCCAAGGGGTTGGATGCGCGGGGGCGGGGGAAAGTTCCGTCACGGTGCGGCATGGGGCGATCGCCGGCTCTCCTTGGCCCCGACGATCGGGCTGGATTGCGACCGGTTTTTTCCGCTGGCATTCTTTGGGGCTCGACGAGCGTTGTCAAACGGCGCCGGGGAATCGGCGTGGTACCATGAGCCGTCGGCGCTCGTTGCCGGCGAACGGCGAGCGAGGCCGAGTTTGCCTCAGACCCGTCGCGTGGCCGCGACCGTCGACAGCCTCGCTGACATTTCACCTCTCACCTCCGACCGCTTCCTCCCCCCATGTCCCTCGACTGGATTGCCGCTGAGCTGGCTGCATGGGAGGCCGCGGGGTTGCGCCGGCGGTTGACGCCGGGGCTCGGGGCGATGGGGCCCGTGGTGCACCCCGACGGGCGCGAGTTGGTGAACTTCGCCTCGAACGACTACCTAGGGTTGGCGAGCGACCCGCGGTTGGCCGAGGCGGCGATCGGGGCGTGCCGAGCGACCGGCGTGGGGCGCGGTTCGAGCCCGCTGATTTGCGGTCGCAGCGAAGTGCATGTCGAGCTGGAACGCCGGCTGGCGGCGTTCGAGGGGGTCGAAGCCGCGCTGTTGTTCCCCAGCGGCTTCGCGGCGAATTCGGGGACGATCCCTGCGCTCGTCGGTCCCGGGGACGCGGTGTTCAGCGATGCGCGCAACCACGCGAGCATTATCGACGGGTGCCGGCTGTCGGGGGCGGCGATCCATGTCTTTCCGCACAACGACCCGGCGGCGCTCGACACGCTGCTGCACGAGCAGGCCGGCTGTCATCGTCGGCTGTTGATTGCGACCGACACGCTGTTCAGCATGGACGGCGACCTGGCGCCGATGGCCGAGATTGCGGTGCTCGCCGCGCGGCACGGGGCGATGCTGCTGGTCGACGAAGCCCATGCGACAGGCGTGCTCGGGCGTCTCGGCCGGGGGGGCGTCGAGCTGGCCGCCGAGCGACGCCCCGAGTTGGCCGAGTTGCTGGAGCGCACCGTCCACGTGCGCGTCGGAACGCTGAGCAAGGCGCTGGGGACTGCCGGAGGGTTCGTCGCCGGGACGCGGGAGCTCGTCGAGTGGCTTGCCAACCGGGCGCGGAGTTACGTCTTCTCGACGGCGCAGCCCGCAGCGGCGGCGGCGGCCGGGATCGCGGCGCTCGAGATCGTGGAGCGCGAGCCGGAGCGCCGCACGGGGCTCTTGGCCGCGGCAGCCGAGTTGCGGCGTGCGCTGGCCGACCAGGGGTGGCGCGTCGGAGCGGGGGAGTGCCAGATCGTGCCGGTGATCGTCGGCGAGCCGCAGGCTGCGGTCGCCGTGGCCGAGAAACTGCGGGAGCGGGGCCTGTGGGTCCCGGCGATTCGCCCCCCGAGCGTCCCGGCCGGGGAGTCGCTGCTGCGGATCAGCCTCACGGCGAGTCATACCAGCGCGATGCGGGCCCGGCTGATTGAGTCCTTGGCCGCGGTCCGGTTGGGGGGGTAAACCGGCTCGTGCGGGGGCGCGGTCGCCGGCGCAAGTTGCTTTGCCGCAAAAACTTGACGCTCGGCAGGGGGCTACTTACCATCGAGATTGAATAGTTTCCCCAGATTGCCGCGCCTGACCCCGCGCCCAGGAACCGACGCGTTGAGTCTTGTCTTCACCATTTTGCTGGGCGTCGCCGTCTTGGTGGGGCTGGTGGCTACGTTCTTGACGATCAAGAACTGGCACTGGGCCCAGATGTTGCTGATGCTGGGGATCTTTCTGGCCAGCGTCGGCGCCGTGTTCTTGTCGGCCGAGGTGTTGCGGATTCACAAGCTGCTGCGGATGAACTTGCCGCGGCTCGAGGCGCAGCTCGAGGACCTCGAGACGCGCAACCGGGCGCTCCAGACCGGGGCGCGGGACCCGGCGGTGATCAACGCAGTGCTCAACGACTTGCGCGACCCCGAGGGGATCGCCGGCCGACTTGGCAACGACGAGGCTCAGCAGGCGACCGCCGAGGAGTTGCGGGCCCTGGCCGGGAACAAGCGGGCCCTCGACCGGCTGACGGCGATGGTCGACAAACTTGGCGAACTGGGGGATCTCCCCAGTCTGGCCGTGTGGAACCAACGCAACGCGATCATCGCCCGGCAACGGGGGCGGGCGTGGTTCGGAGCGAGCCCGGCCGGACCGGTGGCGCCGAACGGTCAGGTCCAGGTCGCCGTTCCCGTGCCGCGTCCGCACGGGATCGACAAGGACTCGATCGTGTACGTGTTTGAGATGGACTTGCCGCTCCCTGACGCGGCGCCGGCGCAGTACCTGGGCGAGTACCGGGTCGTCGAATCGTCGGGCGACGGCGTGGTGTTGTCGCCGGTGCTGCCGCTGGAGCCGCGTTCGCTGCAGCGGCTCGCCGCGAGCAAACGGCCGTGGCGACTGTACGCGACGATGCCGGCCGATCGGCACGAGTTGTTCGCGGGTTTGAGCGAAGAGCAACTGCGGCAGATGATGCCCCCGTCGACGGTCGAGGAGTACGTTCGCCACGGCGGCCCGGTCGACGTGAACGACGACGAATATCATCGGCAGAGCTTCAACGAGGAGGGTCTGCCGATCGGCCCCGAATCGACCGACAAGGTGGCCGAGGAGCGCTACAACCGGCCGCTGCGGGCGTACGAAGTGTTGTTCAATCGGCTGGCCGAGAAACGCGTCAACCTGCTGACGCAGATCGCCGCGAAGAAGGACGAAATCGTCAAGCTCGGCGAGACCGAGGCGAAGGGACAACAACTGCAGGCCGAGCGGTCCGAGGAGAAGCGCAAGTTGCTCGCAGACCAGGAGCGGATGCAGCGCGATCTGGCGACGATCCGCAAGCTGAGCGAGGCGATCGCCGGGCAGTTGGCGGTCGCCAAGCAGGGGCTCGTCGACGGTCTGGCGGCCAACGCGCAACTGGCTGCGGAGCTGGCCCGCCGGCAGATGGCGTTTCTCGGCGCCGCGGCGCAGTAAGCGAGCCTTCTTACGCCGAGACGCGGCGCTCGCAGTGTCGGGCGCGGAGGTTCTTGTTCAGCGCCTTGGACGCCGTCGTCCATCACGAATTGCGCTCCTTTGCGCAATTCGCGGGATCTTCCGGGGCGCGACTGGCGGCGACGGGATTCAACGCGGCGCGTACAATGGGGCGACTCGGGCAGGCCGCCGGCGTGGGCCGTCCCGACCGTCGGCGACGGCTCTCGCGCCGCCGGGGTTCGCCGCGCCGAGGGACTCGCTAGCTGGCGTTATGGGCATCTACGACCGCGAATACTCGCGCGACTCCGAACCGGGGGTGCAACTCGGGCTTCCTTACTCGATCACGGTGCGGCTGGCGCTCGTGACCGGGGCGGCGTATCTCGTGCAGATCTTCGGCACGGAACGGTTCACCGAGACCTTCGCCCTGTGGAACGACTGGTATCGCGAGCCGTGGCGGGCGTACCAACTGCTCACCTACGGATTTCTGCACGCCCCGCACGACATCGCCCATATCCTGATCAACATGCTGGTGTTGGTGATGTTCGGCCGCGAGCTGGAGTCGCGGTACGGGCGGGCCGAGTTCCTGCGGTTTTACCTGACGGCGCTCGTCGTTGCGGGGCTCGTATGGACCGGGTGGGAGATCGCCACCGGGCATGCCGCGGCGCCGCGGGTCAATCCCGGCAGCCCCAACGGCATCGTGTTCGGCGCCTCGGGGGCGGTGACCGCGCTGGTGGCGCTGTTCGCGGCGAACTATCCGCGACGGACCGTGCTGCTGAACTTCTTCATCCCGGTGC from Pirellulales bacterium harbors:
- a CDS encoding 8-amino-7-oxononanoate synthase; translation: MSLDWIAAELAAWEAAGLRRRLTPGLGAMGPVVHPDGRELVNFASNDYLGLASDPRLAEAAIGACRATGVGRGSSPLICGRSEVHVELERRLAAFEGVEAALLFPSGFAANSGTIPALVGPGDAVFSDARNHASIIDGCRLSGAAIHVFPHNDPAALDTLLHEQAGCHRRLLIATDTLFSMDGDLAPMAEIAVLAARHGAMLLVDEAHATGVLGRLGRGGVELAAERRPELAELLERTVHVRVGTLSKALGTAGGFVAGTRELVEWLANRARSYVFSTAQPAAAAAAGIAALEIVEREPERRTGLLAAAAELRRALADQGWRVGAGECQIVPVIVGEPQAAVAVAEKLRERGLWVPAIRPPSVPAGESLLRISLTASHTSAMRARLIESLAAVRLGG
- a CDS encoding sigma-70 family RNA polymerase sigma factor, with protein sequence MSPEIADAELVERAQGGDRAAFGELVLRHQQRVFAALVGLLGCPEEARDAAQDAFVQAWRKLGAFRGEAQFATWLYRIAMNEGLTRRRRRRPTVSLDHQKEHAGAEPIDPAGDSTRTLAAAEEVAHVRAALAELPDDQRQILVLREMEGCSYDDIAEVLALPIGTVRSRLFRARMQLREMLQMKLDETGSRRRDRSQTS
- a CDS encoding CDGSH iron-sulfur domain-containing protein translates to MADVTIRIRPNGPFLVEGPFTLVDSAGNSFPLDPAKPAFALCRCGASKNRPFCDGSHKTCGFESDEQSPS
- a CDS encoding rhomboid family intramembrane serine protease — translated: MGIYDREYSRDSEPGVQLGLPYSITVRLALVTGAAYLVQIFGTERFTETFALWNDWYREPWRAYQLLTYGFLHAPHDIAHILINMLVLVMFGRELESRYGRAEFLRFYLTALVVAGLVWTGWEIATGHAAAPRVNPGSPNGIVFGASGAVTALVALFAANYPRRTVLLNFFIPVPMWLAGLLMVLSDLAGASGRFGPSNVAYSAHLGGAAFGLLYFYTQWLPLRSLEGLTSRLPKAPRPTLRVHEPEEGDDLQSQVDRILEKIQNEGQDSLTRRERAILEQASRRYREQRGG